A window of Costertonia aggregata contains these coding sequences:
- a CDS encoding LytR/AlgR family response regulator transcription factor, which yields MKKYTCIIIEDEPLALERTKDFAQKSPFLELSGTFDNALDGLAFLKTNKVDVLFLDINMDELTGVELLESSKIDSQVIITTAYQEYALKSFELNVTDYLLKPFTFNRFLQAVNKAHENLNRKKEDRPPEFIFVKTENRLEKINLHDILYIEGMRDYRRIHTTEKRIMTLQNFKEFEQIIPSNIVCRVHKSYMVSLRKIESIERNRIRLGKELIPISETYKSTFFQLISATNW from the coding sequence ATGAAAAAATATACCTGCATCATTATAGAAGACGAACCTCTGGCACTCGAAAGAACTAAGGATTTTGCCCAAAAATCACCCTTTCTTGAATTATCCGGTACGTTTGATAATGCACTGGACGGTCTGGCTTTTTTGAAGACCAACAAAGTAGACGTGCTTTTTTTGGATATTAATATGGATGAGCTTACGGGCGTAGAATTATTAGAAAGTTCTAAAATAGACAGTCAGGTTATCATAACAACGGCATACCAGGAATATGCGTTAAAAAGTTTTGAACTTAATGTAACGGATTATCTGCTGAAACCGTTTACGTTCAATCGTTTTTTACAAGCTGTCAACAAGGCCCACGAAAACTTGAATAGAAAAAAGGAAGACAGACCGCCTGAATTTATTTTTGTAAAAACGGAAAATCGGTTGGAAAAAATTAACCTTCACGATATACTCTACATTGAAGGAATGCGCGACTACCGTAGAATACATACTACGGAAAAACGGATTATGACTCTACAAAATTTTAAGGAATTTGAGCAAATTATCCCGTCTAATATAGTGTGTAGAGTACATAAATCCTATATGGTGTCACTGAGAAAAATAGAATCTATAGAACGTAATAGGATACGACTAGGAAAGGAGCTCATTCCCATTTCCGAAACTTATAAAAGTACTTTCTTTCAGCTGATAAGCGCTACGAATTGGTAA
- a CDS encoding SusC/RagA family TonB-linked outer membrane protein, protein MKRNHLKKLMVLLVFVYANTAFAQQATVTGTVSDAEGPLPGVNIIEKGTTNGVTTDFDGNYTITVPSDATLIFSYIGYKPQEILVNGKNTINIILEQDSALLDEVVVVGFGSQAKVDVTGAISQIKQREIKQIVNADPTNALQGRLAGVQIESSGGEPAAGTNVIVRGISSLTNTFPLYVVDGTVVDDITFLNPKDIIDIQVLKDATSAAIYGTRAANGVIIVSTNRGSVNSAPKVSVDIRSGVNTVGNSLDLLNGPEFVAFLNQRSANEGLPGNITDPGVDTDFQDLTLNLGVVQDYGFNISGGGEGSSYFFSANYYDEEAIVISSDFQRINVRLNSRFNFGKFTIEESFSYNQRDFTQNPFFGNNTFTAPVVRATAPERLGGFEAIDSNLFDGSGGTNNYALAQLTNDQTTQRNVLGNINLKYNIAEGLTVGINYGVDYRNNYGNFFRPTFDLSPTDQEVNINEANDLTEVRGEIISTNIEPTINYKKTFGKHDIDILLGGARQQIDNNSLAVQVEGLPSNNITNIAGFADLVLNTGGGRFLSRLFSAFGRVNYKFDDKYLFTGIIRRDATSRFSSENGLNTGVFPSFSAGWIMSNEDWWPEEGVVNTLKLRGGYGELGSQNIGDFVFQSVLNPSSNVSFNNVTAGGFAITSLVDENITFETARSLSFGADASLFDNRLAVSADYFVRNNDDVLAAVSVPSTTGSATPVIQNAASIRNKGFELQANYNHNSSGDFDFNIGFTFATINNELTDLPNPLVGPSIDEEGNTPNRFEVGQPLGFFFGFRNDGIYKSQAEIDSDPGVANDPERRAILQPGDFRRIDLDGNGIIDNDDRTNIGDPIPDFTYGLTFNGAYKNWDFGLAFNGVQGNEIFNATRFTGTFFLDGNKFGYLRDAFVLGQNEDTNIPRASLPNDVGNQLPSDFYVEDGSYLRLRSIEIGYDLTKVINIPWVSNARLFYNMQNVFTITGYSGYDPEVGSTPSGTGGGFFGAPVNTPPIFGRGVDLRAQPRPRTFILGIQASF, encoded by the coding sequence ATGAAAAGAAACCACCTTAAAAAGCTCATGGTTTTGTTGGTGTTTGTTTATGCAAATACAGCTTTTGCACAGCAAGCCACTGTTACGGGAACAGTATCCGATGCCGAAGGGCCACTCCCAGGCGTAAATATTATCGAAAAAGGGACCACTAATGGTGTCACTACTGATTTTGATGGTAATTATACCATTACTGTACCCTCCGATGCCACACTTATATTTAGTTATATAGGGTATAAGCCACAAGAAATCCTAGTGAATGGAAAAAATACAATCAATATTATTTTGGAACAAGATTCCGCCTTGTTGGATGAAGTCGTTGTTGTCGGGTTCGGGTCTCAGGCAAAAGTAGATGTTACCGGGGCCATTTCTCAAATAAAGCAGCGGGAAATCAAGCAAATAGTCAATGCGGATCCCACCAATGCACTTCAAGGTAGGTTGGCCGGTGTGCAGATAGAAAGTTCCGGTGGTGAGCCGGCGGCAGGTACAAATGTAATCGTTAGGGGTATTAGTTCTTTAACGAATACGTTTCCGCTCTATGTGGTAGATGGTACAGTGGTCGATGACATTACTTTCCTTAATCCAAAGGATATTATTGATATTCAAGTGCTTAAAGATGCGACTTCTGCCGCTATATATGGTACAAGGGCTGCAAATGGTGTTATCATCGTTTCTACCAATAGGGGTTCTGTTAATTCAGCACCAAAAGTTTCCGTTGATATTCGTTCGGGGGTAAATACTGTGGGCAATAGCTTGGATTTGCTCAATGGACCAGAATTTGTTGCCTTTTTAAATCAGCGTAGTGCAAATGAAGGTTTGCCGGGCAATATAACAGATCCGGGTGTCGATACCGATTTCCAAGACTTGACCCTAAACCTTGGAGTTGTTCAGGACTATGGGTTCAATATTTCAGGAGGTGGTGAGGGATCCTCCTATTTTTTTTCAGCCAATTATTATGACGAAGAAGCTATTGTTATCAGTAGCGATTTTCAGCGTATTAACGTTCGGTTGAACAGTAGGTTCAATTTTGGTAAGTTTACCATTGAGGAATCTTTTTCTTACAATCAACGTGATTTTACGCAAAATCCATTCTTTGGGAACAATACCTTTACGGCTCCCGTCGTAAGGGCCACAGCACCCGAGAGACTAGGAGGTTTTGAGGCTATTGATTCTAACTTGTTCGATGGGTCCGGCGGAACCAACAATTATGCTCTCGCCCAGTTGACCAATGATCAAACAACGCAGCGCAATGTACTTGGAAACATAAACCTTAAGTACAATATTGCTGAAGGTCTTACCGTAGGAATTAATTATGGTGTGGATTATAGAAACAATTACGGGAATTTTTTCAGACCCACTTTTGACCTAAGCCCTACCGATCAAGAGGTGAATATCAACGAGGCTAACGATTTGACCGAGGTTAGGGGTGAGATAATTTCAACGAATATAGAGCCCACCATAAATTACAAAAAGACCTTTGGCAAGCATGACATTGATATACTATTGGGTGGTGCTCGTCAACAAATTGATAATAATTCTCTGGCCGTTCAAGTCGAAGGTCTCCCATCAAATAATATTACGAATATTGCTGGCTTTGCAGATTTAGTGTTGAACACAGGTGGTGGTAGATTTCTTTCACGCTTATTTTCCGCATTTGGTAGGGTTAATTATAAGTTTGATGATAAGTATTTGTTTACGGGTATCATACGTAGGGACGCCACTTCTAGGTTCTCCTCCGAGAACGGCCTCAATACGGGTGTTTTTCCATCGTTTTCAGCTGGTTGGATTATGAGCAACGAAGATTGGTGGCCCGAAGAGGGTGTTGTCAATACATTGAAACTAAGAGGTGGGTACGGAGAACTTGGTTCACAGAATATTGGTGATTTTGTTTTTCAATCAGTTTTGAATCCATCTTCAAATGTCAGCTTTAACAATGTTACGGCCGGTGGTTTTGCCATAACATCATTGGTTGATGAGAATATTACGTTTGAAACGGCCCGGTCTTTAAGTTTTGGAGCCGATGCTAGTTTGTTCGACAATCGTTTGGCGGTCAGTGCGGATTATTTTGTGAGGAACAATGATGATGTTCTTGCGGCTGTTTCCGTACCCTCTACAACGGGATCGGCAACACCCGTAATTCAAAATGCGGCATCTATCAGAAACAAAGGTTTTGAACTACAGGCCAATTATAATCATAACTCCAGTGGCGATTTTGATTTCAACATAGGATTCACTTTTGCCACTATCAACAATGAGCTAACCGATTTGCCCAACCCTTTGGTGGGGCCTTCGATAGATGAGGAAGGAAACACGCCCAATAGGTTTGAAGTTGGTCAGCCGCTCGGTTTCTTTTTTGGGTTTAGAAATGATGGCATATATAAAAGTCAAGCCGAAATTGATAGTGATCCAGGAGTTGCCAACGATCCGGAAAGAAGGGCCATATTACAGCCAGGAGATTTTAGAAGGATTGATTTGGATGGAAACGGCATCATAGACAATGACGATAGGACCAATATAGGGGACCCCATACCCGATTTCACGTACGGACTAACATTCAATGGTGCCTATAAAAACTGGGATTTCGGGTTGGCGTTCAATGGTGTTCAAGGCAACGAAATCTTTAACGCCACGCGTTTTACGGGAACGTTCTTCTTGGATGGTAATAAATTTGGTTACTTAAGGGATGCCTTTGTCTTGGGACAAAACGAGGATACAAATATACCAAGGGCCTCGCTCCCGAATGATGTAGGTAACCAATTGCCCTCGGATTTTTATGTGGAAGATGGTTCTTATTTAAGGTTAAGGAGCATAGAAATCGGATATGATTTAACCAAGGTCATCAATATACCATGGGTAAGCAATGCAAGGTTGTTCTACAACATGCAGAATGTGTTCACGATTACAGGTTACTCAGGGTATGACCCGGAAGTAGGGTCCACTCCCTCGGGAACTGGCGGTGGATTTTTCGGGGCACCTGTCAACACGCCACCTATATTTGGTAGAGGTGTCGATTTGCGAGCACAGCCAAGGCCTAGAACCTTTATCTTAGGCATACAGGCATCTTTTTAA
- a CDS encoding sensor histidine kinase yields MKKSIVIGLHIGFWLCYLVLTIVLLYLSLEGEENSVVDKATVRVIYFAIIPSVISYYTFYFLVFPAIRRKRFTLSVVYAFVISVGASLIGTALIYIFLGIESLTGAQESVGVGITFISFVSLIIGIMALVTKGFITWYGELKLKEELQQKNHEMEMALVKSQLDPHFLFNTLNNIDILILKDANEASNYLNKLSDIMRFMLFETKTDTILLSKELEYINKYIALQKIRTVNSNYISFDVKGSPQGKTIAPMVFLPFIENAFKHTGNKKLEHAITINIDIKQESLTFECANKFNPNRKLKQGNNGLGNSLIEKRLKLIYPKKHLLKVANEDGLYRVNLTINL; encoded by the coding sequence ATGAAAAAGTCAATTGTTATTGGATTACATATCGGGTTTTGGTTGTGCTATTTGGTATTGACCATTGTACTACTATACCTTTCCTTGGAAGGTGAGGAGAATTCCGTTGTCGATAAGGCAACTGTTAGGGTTATTTATTTTGCCATTATCCCCTCTGTTATTTCGTATTATACATTCTATTTTTTAGTATTTCCAGCTATAAGGCGAAAGCGATTTACCCTCTCTGTTGTTTACGCATTTGTCATTTCAGTTGGGGCATCGTTGATAGGGACTGCCTTGATTTATATCTTCCTCGGGATTGAAAGCTTAACAGGAGCTCAAGAATCGGTCGGTGTCGGAATAACATTCATTTCTTTCGTTTCCCTAATTATTGGTATAATGGCACTGGTTACCAAGGGATTTATCACTTGGTACGGAGAATTAAAATTGAAAGAAGAGTTGCAACAAAAGAACCATGAAATGGAAATGGCATTGGTTAAATCGCAACTTGATCCACACTTTTTATTCAATACACTGAATAATATTGACATTTTAATTTTGAAGGATGCCAACGAAGCCTCCAACTACTTAAATAAGTTGTCCGATATCATGCGGTTTATGTTGTTCGAAACCAAAACCGATACCATTTTGCTTTCAAAAGAGCTTGAATACATTAATAAATACATCGCTTTACAAAAAATTAGAACAGTAAATTCAAATTATATCAGTTTTGATGTAAAAGGCTCGCCACAAGGTAAAACTATTGCCCCCATGGTATTTCTTCCCTTTATCGAAAATGCTTTCAAGCACACCGGCAATAAAAAATTAGAACATGCCATAACCATTAATATTGATATTAAGCAGGAAAGCCTAACGTTTGAATGTGCCAACAAATTCAATCCGAATAGAAAGCTAAAACAAGGAAATAATGGTTTGGGAAATTCGCTTATTGAAAAGCGATTGAAACTAATCTATCCAAAAAAACATCTTTTGAAGGTGGCGAATGAAGACGGATTGTATCGTGTTAACTTAACCATAAACCTATAA
- a CDS encoding GntR family transcriptional regulator, whose amino-acid sequence MSLITKIKELETVNTLSKHEQLVLGIIDAIDSGILSTGDQLPSINNMVNEVGFARKTIVKAYEELKERGLVESKKLKGYFIISQETKVTLRIALLLFSFQRFQEEFYNTFRKELGKKFQIDVFFHHNNKSIFETIMTNVMGKYGMYVVAPIPDKAVAPKLRLIEPKKLLIIDRYLSLGNEYSFISQEFEESTYLKLIELLPAIKRFKKFVLFYREDSDYPKGVLNAFKRFLGDYSINGKVKETYKSSSLKKGDLYFFISDTLLWDVVRDAHNYQYKIGKDIGLLSHNDHVIKELVFGGITTISTDFKAMAIRAAKHIKNQETTQLIMPSDLIRRNSL is encoded by the coding sequence ATGTCGTTAATAACTAAAATAAAAGAACTGGAGACTGTAAATACACTGTCAAAACATGAACAATTGGTTCTGGGAATAATAGATGCCATAGATAGTGGAATTCTTTCAACGGGCGATCAATTACCTTCGATAAACAATATGGTAAACGAAGTGGGTTTTGCCAGAAAAACAATTGTAAAGGCATATGAAGAGCTTAAGGAAAGGGGGCTTGTTGAATCAAAAAAGCTGAAAGGCTATTTCATCATTAGCCAAGAGACCAAGGTTACCTTGAGAATAGCCTTATTGTTGTTTTCGTTTCAGCGATTTCAAGAAGAATTTTATAATACCTTTAGAAAAGAACTTGGTAAAAAGTTTCAGATAGATGTTTTTTTTCATCATAACAATAAGTCCATTTTTGAAACCATTATGACCAACGTTATGGGAAAGTATGGTATGTATGTAGTGGCACCTATTCCCGACAAGGCCGTTGCACCCAAACTACGCTTGATAGAGCCCAAAAAACTACTTATTATCGATAGATACCTTTCTCTTGGAAACGAATATTCATTTATATCACAGGAATTTGAAGAATCAACATATCTAAAATTGATTGAATTGTTGCCTGCAATCAAAAGGTTTAAAAAATTCGTTTTGTTCTACAGGGAGGATTCTGATTATCCAAAAGGGGTTCTCAATGCTTTCAAAAGGTTCCTTGGCGATTACTCCATAAACGGAAAGGTAAAAGAAACCTACAAGTCAAGTTCTTTAAAAAAGGGAGACCTCTATTTTTTCATAAGCGACACTCTATTATGGGACGTGGTGCGGGACGCCCATAACTATCAATATAAAATAGGTAAGGATATAGGGCTACTTTCACACAATGACCATGTGATAAAAGAATTGGTCTTTGGGGGAATTACCACAATTTCAACAGATTTCAAAGCTATGGCCATACGTGCTGCAAAGCACATAAAAAACCAAGAAACTACACAGCTTATCATGCCCTCGGACTTAATACGTCGAAATTCGCTTTAA